Below is a window of Caballeronia insecticola DNA.
GCCTTCCGGTCAGCGCCACGCTCAACGTTGCGCCGCTGTCCGCAGGTGTCCGCCGTCTCCTTTAGGCCGCGCGCCCTGTCGTCGACGCCGCACGAGCCACGCTACCGGATGTCCAATAAGCCTCGCGGCTTGAAGCGGTTTATAGACGATTCGGAGATATCACCATGCGTTTGATCCTGTTGGGCGCACCCGGCGCGGGCAAGGGCACCCAGGCAAACTTCATTAAGGAAAAATTCGGCATTCCGCAGATTTCCACCGGCGACATGCTGCGCGCGGCCGTCAAGGCAGGCTCGCCGCTGGGCGTCGAGGCAAAGCGCTTTATGGACGCGGGCGAACTCGTGCCGGATTCGCTCATCATCAATCTCGTGAAGGAACGCCTGCTCGCCGACGACTGCAAGAACGGCTATCTCTTCGACGGTTTCCCGCGCACGCTGCCGCAAGCCGAAGCCATGAAGGATGCGAGCGTCGCGATCGACTACGTGCTCGAAATCGATGTTCCCTTCGACGAAATCATCACGCGTATGAGCGGACGTCGCGTGCATGCGGCGTCCGGTCGCACGTATCACGTCAAGTTCAATCCGCCGAAGGTCGCCATGACCGACGACGTCACCGGCGAGCCGCTGATCCAGCGCGACGACGACAAGGAAGAGACCGTGAAAAAGCGGCTCGACGTGTACGTCGCGCAGACCAAGCCGCTCATCGCGTATTACAACGACTGGGCGAAGAACGGCGCGTCGAGCGGCCTCAAGGCGCCGGAGTATCGCAAGATCTCGGGCCTGGGCACCGTCGATGAAATCCGCACGCGCGTGTTCGACGCGCTGAAGTAAAAAGCACGCTTTCGCACCGCGTTCGATGAAACCCGCTCTTTTTGAGCGGGTTTTTTTACGCCCGCGCGCCCGGCATGAAGCCACATGAATCCACATGAATTCGCATGATTTCGCATGAGCGATGTGCGATTTTGCCGACGCCCGCTTCGCTACAATCGACGCGGTTCCCACAAGGACGATCATCGGCGTGAGCGGCTTTATCCCTGCCCTCGCGCGCACGAATCACATCAAGGAGAAGAGACATGGAGATGCAAGGCAACGTCTTTCTGATCACCGGCGGCGCGTCGGGTCTGGGCGAAGCGACCGCGCGGCTCGTCGCGGCGCACGGCGGCAAGGTCCTGCTCGCCGACATGAACGTCACCGCGGGCGAAGCGCTCGCGCGCGAACTGTCCGGCGTGTTCGTCAAATGCGACGTGAGCCAGGAAAGCGACGGCCAGCGCGCCGTCGATGCCGCGCTGAGTCTGGGCACGCTGCGCGGCCTCGTGAACTGCGCGGGCATCGCGCCGGCGGCGAAGACAGTCGGCCGCGACGGTCCGCACGCGCTCGATCTGTTCTCGAAAGTGATCGCGGTGAATCTCATCGGCACCTTCAACATGATCCGGCTCGCGGCCAGCGCGATGTCGAAAAACGAACCGAACGATGCGGGCGAGCGCGGCGTGATCGTGAACACGGCGTCGGTCGCGGCCTACGACGGCCAGATCGGCCAGGCGGCCTATGCGGCGTCGAAGAGCGGCGTCGCGGGCATGACGCTGCCGATCGCGCGCGATCTGAGCAAGAGCGGCATCCGCGTGATGACGATCGCGCCGGGCCTCTTCGAAACGCCGATGCTGCTCGGCATGCCGAAGGACGTGCAGGACGCGCTCGGCGCAATGGTGCCGTTCCCGCCGCGCCTCGGCAGGCCGAACGAGTATGCGCTGCTGGTGAAGCAGATTTTCGACAATCCGATGCTCAACGGCGAAGTGATCCGCCTCGACGGCGCGATTCGCATGCAGCCGAAATAACGCGCGCCGCATGGAAAAAAGGCCAGCTTCGATTCGCTGGCCTTTTTCGTTTCAGTCGTTGTTTTGCTGCGTGCGCTGACGCAAGTCGTGGAGTTCGCTTTCGACGACCGTCGCATCTTCCGCGTCCGGACGATCTTCGAGATAGCGCTGCAGGTCTTCCAGCGCGGGGCGCAGATAATCGAGCCGCGCATACGCAAAGCCGCGATCGCGCACTTCCTCGATGCTGTTCGGCAGCGCAATCACCAGCCGCTGCTGAACCGCGAGCAGACGCTGCCAGCGCTCCGTCTGCAAGTACACGCTCTTCAGATTGCGCAGCATGCGCGCGACGATTTCCCGCCGCGTCGCCGGCTGCAACAGCACGCGCAACGCACTGCCGATCGATTCGCCGACGCGCTGCACATACGGCTCCAGCATCTCGACCATCTGCGCTTCGGAGAGCGTTTGACCGGTCGTCGGATCGAGCATCAGATCGTGGCCGGAGGCCGCAACACGCAACAGGAAATGCCCCGGAAACGACACGCCGCGCACCGGCAAGCCGAGTTGCTCGGCCATCTCCAGATAGATCACCGCGAGCGAAATCGGAATGCCGCGCCGCCTGCGCAGCACCACATTCAGATGGCTGTTGTCCGGGTCGTAGTAGTCGTTGAGGTTGCTGGAGAAACCCAGCTCGCGGAAGAAATAACGATTGAGCGCATCGATCTTCTGCTTCACGTCGGCGTCGTCGGGAATGCGGCGGCGGGCGCGCACGACGAGTTCGTCGATTTCCGCGAGCACCGCCTGCATGTCGAGATCGGGATAGGCGTCCTGCGCAAGCGACAACGCCGCCTCCGTGAGCGGAAGACTCTCGTCGTCCGCCATCAGCGAGGAGAAGTAATCGAGGATGCGCGTGGTCGTCATCAAAGCGTTCGTCTCTTGAAGTAGGCGTATTTGAAGCCCATCGCGGACAGAATACCGAAATATAGCGCCGCGAACACGACAAGGCTCGCGCCCAGCAGCGCGATGCGCAAGAGCGGCGTCGCACGCATGCCGATCCAGTCGAAGTTGAGCGCCACCCAGTGCATCGCGCCCGCAAGAATCAGGCACGCGCCGAACAGTTGCAGGAAAAAGCGCAGCCAGCCCGGCGACGGCCGATAAATCTGGCGGCGGCGCAGGCCCAGGAACAGCAGACCCGCGTTGGTGAGCGCGCCGAGTCCGATCGACAGCGTCAGGCCCGCGTGCGAGAAGATCGGCACAAAGACGTAATTGCTCACCTGTGTCATGACGAGCACGAAGACCGCGATCTTCACCGGCGTCTTGATGTCCTGTTTCGCATAGAAGCCCGGCGCGAGAATCTTGATGAGGATCAGGCCGACCAGCCCGATGCCGTACGCGGCCAGCGCGCGCCCGACCATCACGACGGAATGACTGTCGAACTTGCCGTAGTGGAACAGCGTGGCGGTGAGCGGCTCGGCGAAGAAGAACAGCGCGACGGCACTCGGCGCGGCCAGCAGGAAGGTAATGCGCAGGCCCCAGTCGAGCAGCGCGGAATATTCGACGTTATCGGCGTCGACGTGCGCCTTCGAGAGGCTCGGCAACAAGATGGTCCCGAGCGCCGCGCCCAAAAGCGCGGTGGGAAATTCCATCAGCCGGTCGGAGTAGTTGATCCACGACACCGCGCCCGGCCCGATATTCGACGCGATATTCGTATTGATGATGAGGCTCAGTTGCCCGACCGACACCGCGAAGGTCGCGGGCACCATCTTGAGCAGCACGCGCTTGACGCCCGGGTGCGCGAGCGCGCGCCGGAAGTTGAGACCGATGCGCGGCACCATGTCGATTTTCTTCAGCCCCGGCACCTGCACGAGCAACTGCAGAATGCCGCCCGCGATCACTGCATAGGCGAGCGCGTAGACCGGCACCTTCAGATGCGGCGCGACGAACACGGCCGCGAAAATGAACGCCACGTTCAAGAGCACCGGCGCGAACGCGGGCAGCGAGAACTGCTTGTAGGTGTTGAGCACGCCGGACGCGAGCGTCGTCATCGAGATGAAGACGATGTACGGGAACATGATGCGCGTCATCGCGACCGCGAGGCCATACGCGGCGCCCTCGTGTTCGAGCCCCGACGCCACCGCGAACACCACCCAGCTTGCTCCCGCCATGCCGGCGATCGACAGCACGATGAGCGCCCAGGTGAGCACCGTCGACATCGCGTCGACGAGCGCCTTGGTCGGATCATGACCCTGGCTGTTCTTGAACTCGGCCAGGATCGGCACGAACGCCTGCGCGAACGCGCCTTCCGCGGACAGGCGCCGCAGCAGGTTGGGAATACGGAAGGCGACGTAGAAAGCGTCGGTGTAGAGACTGGCGCCGAAGGCTCGGGCGATCAGCGTTTCGCGGATCAGGCCGGTCACGCGCGACAGCAGCGTGAAGCCGCTGACCGTCAGGAGGGCTCGGAATAGATTCATGGGGCGCTTATTATACGGGTCGCGTGCGGCACGCCCATGGGACGAAGCCTATGAAATGCGTCTGTCGCTCACGCGGCTCGCGTGAAAGTCCGAACTTTTGACCGATGACATCGGCCGGACATGCGCCAGCGCCGTTCACGCCGAACTTGTCACGTCTCATATTCGCTTGCTATAATCGCGGGTTTCCAAGCCCCGAATCGAGCAGATCAGGGGCTGCTTCGCGGCTATTGCGGCTCAGGCCGGCAAAGCTTCAGAGGTTCTCGGGCAATCGTTCCCGGGATTTCAGACAAAGGCAGCACGCTCGAATGGCCCGCTTCAGGGTTGTTTCAAGGCCCTCGCCGGCCGCGCGCTCCGGACAAGTAACAGCAGAAACAGGATAAGGAACCGTCATGGCAAATACCGCACAAGCTCGCAAGCGCGCCCGTCAGGCCGCCAAGGCCAACTCGCACAACTCGGCGCTGCGCTCGAAGTTCCGCACGGCCATCAAGGCAGTTCGCAAGGCTATCGACGCCGGCGATAAAGCCAAGGCCGCCGAAGTGTTCAACGCGTCGATCAAGACGATGGACATCATCGCGGACAAGAAGATCGTCCACAAGAACAAGGCTGCTCGTCATAAGAGCCGCCTGGCTGCAGCCATCAAGGGCCTGCAAGCCCCCGCTGCCCAGTAATTCCGGCTCGCTTCCGGCGAGCGTCGTCCGCTTTTCTCGGACCGCGCATTCGCCGGAACAGCCTCCTGTTTCCGCTGCGCAGTAAGGAAAAAGCCCGCCCAGGGACACCCCGGCGGGCTTTTCTGCGTCTGTTCGATTTGCGTTGAACGCTGGCCGATGCCCGCTTCATGCGGTTCGATTACGCTGCGCTTGCAGCGGCGTTTCAGGTTTTTTGCTGGGTCTGCGTGCCGTGATGCGGCGGCAATTCGCACGCCTCAGTTACCACGAGATCGTTATCTTTCGCGAAGTTCAGCACGAAGTCGAAAGCCATTGGCTCGATATCGCGCAGACGCGAATCGACGATGACGACCTTGATGGCGCCGATCATGGTCGGACGAACGTAGATGGAGTATTGCAGACGCGCGTTCGGCCCTTTCGCCTTCGGACCGAACCCCGACATCACACCGCACAGGCGCTCTGACCAGTCGCTCGGCCGAAACGTCTTCCCGTTCTTGGTGATGCCTTGTATGAAGTATTCGGTAGGGGATGACTCAGCCATGTAGCAATACCTGTTGACGGCCGGCGACGGACACCGGCGGACGCACACCCGGATAACGGGAACCGCGAAGGCCAGCGCAGCGTGGGCGCCGGGCGGTGTTTCGCGGGCCGGTTCTTGTAGCAAGAGCCAGCCGCGCCCGCGACAAGAATGGCGGACTCGACAGCACTGGGTGATTCACCGCGTGATCCGAACGCGCAACAACACACGGACCGGACTCCACTGGAATCCTTCGCCGCACATGCGCGTGAAATGGTGCTTGAAAACGGTGCTTAAAAACGGTGCTTATGTTGCAGAACTGTTGAAATGAGCGAGCGCAATTATACCGCAGCGGCCCCTCTTCCGCAGCGCACACAGACATCCCGGGCGTCTTTTCAGACCATGCCGGAGTCGCGCTCCGAGCTTCGGCGGGCGCCATCGTCAGAATGGCCAGCCTCGTCAAACATCGCAAAATCCTTTATGCTCAAATGCGATACCACTCCCGACGGCGGCGCCGTCCGGCCCTGACCCATCGCACCCGAGCGAAGCGAAGCGGCCGGTTCGAAGCCGCCGCTTGCGTTTCATGACCGCCAAGAAAATTCGCCACTATCTTCAGTTCAAGGATTTTTCGCTCGACGACTACGAGTACGTGCTCGAACGCGCGCGCATTCTGAAGCGCAAGTTCAAGAATTACGAGACCTATCATCCGCTGCACGACCGCACGCTCGCGATGATCTTCGAGAAGAGTTCGACGCGCACGCGTCTGTCCTTCGAAGCGGGCATTTTCCAGCTGGGCGGCCACGCGGTGTTCATGAACACGCGCGACACGCAGCTCGGCCGCGGCGAGCCGATCGAAGATTCGGCGCAGGTCATCTCGCGCATGGTCGACATCATCATGATCCGCACGTTCGGACAGGACATCATCCGGCGTTTCGCTGAGAGTTCACGCGTGCCGGTCATCAACGGGCTGACCAACGAATATCACCCGTGCCAGGTGCTCGCGGACATCTTCACGTTTTATGAGCATCGCGGGCCGATTCACGGCAAGACCGTCGCCTGGGTCGGCGATGCGAACAACATGCTCTACACGTGGATCGAGGCCGCGCAGATTCTCGGCTTCAAGCTGCGTCTCTCGACGCCGCTCGGCTACAAGCTCGATCCCGCGCTGGTCTCCGCGGAAAGCAAACCGTTCTACGAAGAGTTCGACGATCCGAACGACGCCTGCGCGGGCGCCGATCTCGTCACAACGGACGTCTGGACCAGCATGGGTTACGAGGCCGAAAACGAGGCCCGCATGAAGGCGTTCGCCGATTATTGCGTCGACGGCGAGATGATGGCGCGCGCCAATCCCGACGCGCTCTTCATGCACTGCCTGCCCGCGCATCGCGGCGAGGAAGTGAGCGCGGAAGTGATCGACGGTCCGCAAAGTGTTGTCTGGGACGAGGCAGAGAACCGTCTGCACGTCCAGAAGGCGCTGATGGAGTATCTGCTGCTCGGCAAGCTCAATCACTGAGCCAGCGCGGCCGCGTATCCCAGGTTTATGGAAACGCGGCCTTTTAATGTCAAAATAGTGTTTTTTCCGCGCACTTCATGCCCGTCGCGTGCCCGGCGGACGCGAAGCGGCGCACAACCGCCGCACCTGGCTTTTCAGCACACGAGTTCACCATGAGCGATATCAAGAAAGTCGTGCTCGCCTATTCGGGCGGTCTCGACACCTCCGTCATCCTGAAATGGTTGCAGGACAACTACGACGCCGAAGTCATCACCTTCACGGCCGACATCGGCCAGGGCGAGGAACTGGAACCCGCGCGCAAGAAGGCGCTCCAGTTGGGCATCAAGCAGGAAAACATCTTCATCGAAGACCTGCGTGAAGAGTTCGTCCGCGATTTCGTCTTCCCAATGTTCCGCGCGAACACCATTTACGAAGGCGAATATCTGCTGGGCACGTCGATCGCGCGTCCGTTGATCGCGAAGCGTCAGATCGAGATCGCGCGCGCGACCGGCGCACAAGCCGTCTCGCACGGCGCGACCGGCAAGGGCAATGACCAAGTGCGCTTCGAACTCGGCTATTACTCGCTCGAACCGGGCATCAAGGTCATCGCGCCGTGGCGCGAATGGGACCTGCTCTCGCGCGAAAAGCTGCTCGCGTACGCCGAAAAGGCCGGCATTCCGATCGAAATGAAGCACAAGCAAGGCGGCGCGCCCTACTCGATGGACGCCAACCTGTTGCACATCTCGTTCGAAGGTCGCCATCTGGAAGATCCGAAGGCCGAAGCCGAAGCCGACATGTGGCGCTGGACCGTGTCGCCGGAAGAAGCGCCGGATGCGCCGGAGTATCTCGACATCGAATTCGAAAAGGGCGATCCGGTCGCGCTGAACGGCAAGCGCCTGTCGCCCGCCGAGATGCTGACCGAGCTGAACCGTCTGGGCGGCAAGCATGGCATCGGCCGTCTGGATCTGGTCGAGAACCGTTACGTCGGCATGAAGTCGCGCGGCTGCTATGAAACGCCGGGCGGCACGATCATGCTGAAGGCGCATCGCGGCATCGAGTCGATCACGCTCGATCGTGAAGTCGCGCATCTGAAGGACGATCTGATGCCGCGCTACGCCTCGCTGATTTACAACGGCTACTGGTGGAGCCCGGAGCGCCGCGCGCTGCAGGTGCTGATCGATCACACGCAGGAGAAGGTGAACGGCTGGACGCGCGTGAAGCTGTACAAGGGCAGCGTGTCGGTCGTCGCGCGCGATTCGAAGGAAACGCTGTTCGACAAGACCATCGCGACCTTCGACGACGACGGCGGCGCCTACGACCAGGCCGACGCCGGCGGCTTCATCAAGCTGAACGCATTGCGCATGCGCATTGCGGAAAACGCACGCCGCAAGCGCGGCGCGTAATTCGCCGCTTGCCGGATGTGAAAAACCCGCCGGACTTCGGTTCGGCGGGTTTTTTTGCGTCCGATCTTGCGGCCGATCTTGCGTCCGGCTTCGCGCCTGGTTTCGCGCGCCTCAGAGCGCGACCGGCTCCATTTCCAGTTCGACGTCGAAACGTGCGAGCACGTCGCGCTTGATCGCTTCGGCGAGTTCGAGCACTTGCGCGCCCGTCGCGCCGCCGCGATTGACGAGCACAAGCGCCTGACGATCGTGCACCGCCGCGCCGCCGATGCCGCGCCCTTTCCAGCCGCATTGGTCGATCAGCCAGCCCGCCGCGAGCTTCACCTGTCCGTCCGCCTGCGGGTACGAAACGACGCCGGGTTCCCGCGCGCGCAGCGCATCGAACGCCTGCGCGCTCACCACCGGATTCTTGAAAAAGCTGCCCGCGTTGCCGAGCACGGTCCAGTCGGGCAGCTTCGCGCGCCGCACGGCGATGACGGCATTGAAAATGGCCTGGGCGTCGCATTGCGTGGCGGCATCGAGCACGCGCGCAATGTCGGCATAACCGGCGCGCGGCGTCCATGCTTTCGGCAGCCGGAACACCACCGATGTGATCATGAAGCGCCCGCGCCCTGCTCGCTTGAAAAAGCTGTCGCGATAACCGAACGCGCAGGCGTCGCGATCGAATTCGACGCGCGCGCCCGTGGCCAGCTCCACTGCGCTGAGCCGCTCGAAGCGCTCGCCCATTTCGAGTCCGTAAGCGCCGATGTTCTGGATCGGCGCCGCGCCCACCGTGCCCGGGATCAGCGCGAGGTTTTCGAGCCCGGGCATGCCGTGCGCGAGCGTCCACGCGACGAAACCGTGCCAGCTCTCGCCCGCGCCGGCTTCGACGAGCCACGCGTCGTCGTCCTCGGCGATCACGCGCTTTCCCGCGATGCCGACGATCAGCGCGACGCCGTCGAAATCGCGCGTCAGCACGATATTGCTGCCGCCGCCGAGCACCAGTTGCGCCATGTTCGCAATGCGTTTGTCGGTGCACAGCGCGGCGGCGGCCTCGACGCTGTCAATTTTCATGGCATGCCGCGCGCGCACGTCGAAGCCGAACGTATTGTGCGTGCGCAGCGAGTAGTCGGCGAGGAATTCGGGCGCGAGGAATGCGTGAGACATGAGTGGCCGCGGAATAAGCGCGTGGAGAGGCTTGCGAAACGGCGCGGCCTTGGGGAAACAGCGGGCGCGTCGGTAGAATGACGGAACATCGAATTATATACACATGAAATCGCGCGAGCCGCCCTGCGCGCTCGCCTCAACGAAGGAGAATTCAGATGCCATCGTTTGACGTTGTCAGCGAAGCAAACATGATCGAAATGAAGAACGCGATTGAGCAATCGAACAAGGAAATCTCGACGCGCTTCGACTTCAAGGGTTCGGATTCACGCGTCGAGCAAAAGGAGCGCGAACTCACGCTCTACGCCGACGACGATTTCAAGCTCGGCCAGGTGAAGGACGTTCTGCTGAACAAAATGGCCAAGCGCGGCGTCGACGTGCGTTTCCTCGACTACGGCAAGCAGGAAAAAATCGGCGGCGACAAGCTGAAGCAGGTCGTCACGGTGAAGAAAGGCGTGTCGGGCGATCTGGCGAAGAAGATCGTCAAGGTCGTGAAGGACAGCAAGATCAAGGTGCAGGCGAGCATTCAGGGCGACGCGGTGCGCGTGCAAGGCACGAAGCGCGACGATCTGCAAAGCGCGATCGCCTTGCTCAAGAAGGAAGTCACGGACACGCCGCTCGACTTCAACAATTTCCGCGACTGACCGTCAGGTTGCACCCAACGTGAAAAAGCCGTTCCGGAGTCGAATCCGGAACGGCTTTTTTGCGTTTATCACTCGGCGGCTTTCTTCTTGCTGCCGATGCGGCTTTCCTTTCCCGCCAGCAGCTTCGAAATGTTCGCGCGATGCCGCCAGATGAGGAGCAGGCTCATTGCGAGCACGGCGAGCGAGATACGGCTCGGCCCGAACAGAAACACTTGATAAAACGGCGCGAACACCGCCGCAACCAGCGCCGCCAGCGAGGAATAGCGGAAAAAGAACGCGATGATGAGCCACGTCAGCAGCGTGGCGAGCCCGAGAACCGGATGGATCGCGAGCAGCACGCCCGCCGCGGTCGCCACGCCCTTGCCGCCCTGAAACTTGAAGAAAATCGGGTACAGATGGCCGAGAAATACGCAGATGGCCGCAAGCGCCGTCGCGGTGACGATGCCCGCCTGATCCCAGCCGAAGCCCGCGCCGAATTGCACGACGACCCAGACCGGCAGCCAGCCTTTGAACGCGTCGCCGATGAGCGTGAGAATGGCCGCTTTCTTGTTCCCCGTGCGCAGCACGTTGGTCGCGCCGGGGTTGCCCGAGCCGTACGAGCGGGGATCGGCTAAGCCCATCGCGTGGCTCACGACGACGGCGAACGATATCGAACCGATTAGATAGGACGCGACGGCGACGAGCAGAAAAATCATGGTGTCTCTTGGGTGATAGCGAATGCGCTGTGCATTCTAATCGACGCTCGCGCACTGGACGGATTTCGCGTTCAGCAGGCCGGTCAGCAGCTTGGGATCGATGCTGACGAGATAACCGCGCCGCCCGCCGTTCAGATAGATGACATCGAGATCGAGGATGCTCGATTCGACGTACACCGGCATGGCCTTCCGGGTGCCAAACGGCGACGTTCCGCCGACCAGAAAGCCCGAGTGCCGGTTCGCGACCTCCGGCTTGCACGGCTCGATGCGCTTGGCGCCCGTCTGCCTCGCGAGATTCTTGGTGGACACGGTGCGGTCGCCGTGCATGAGAACGATGAGCGGCTTCGCGTGCTCGTCCTCCATGACGAGCGTCTTGATGACGCGATGTTCGTCCACGCCGAGCTGCCGCGCGGATTCTTCCGTGCCGCCATGATCGACATAATCATAGGGATGCTCGCCGAACTCGACCTTGTGACGACGCAGGAATTGCGTCGCGGGCGTTTCGGAGACGTGTTTGCTTTTCGACATGGACGCATTGTAGCGGCGCGTTTCGCGGCCCACCATCGGCCGAATGGCCAGGTGTGCAAAGCTGCGCCGCCGTGGCACGATCGTTCGCGAATGTGAAGCGAGATGCACGCGGGCGCTGACTTTACGAAGGCAGGTCGCGAACCTACCCGCGCGGATGATGCTCCTGATGCAGCTTGTGCAGCCGCTCGCGCGCGACGTGCGTATAGATCTGCGTCGTCGAGATGTCCGAGTGCCCGAGCAGCAATTGCACGACGCGCAAATCCGCGCCGTGATTGAGCAGATGCGTCGCGAACGCGTGGCGCAGCGTGTGCGGCGAAAGCGGCGCGTGCACGCCGCCGTTCAGCGCATGGCGCTTGATGATGTTCCAGAATTGCTGGCGCGTCATGCCCTCGCCGCGCGCCGTGACAAACAGTGCATCGGCGGCGCGCGCGCCGAGCAGCACTTGCCGCGCTTCGCGCAGATAGCGTTCGAGCCAGTCGTGCGCGGTCTCGCCGAACGGAA
It encodes the following:
- the argF gene encoding ornithine carbamoyltransferase, yielding MTAKKIRHYLQFKDFSLDDYEYVLERARILKRKFKNYETYHPLHDRTLAMIFEKSSTRTRLSFEAGIFQLGGHAVFMNTRDTQLGRGEPIEDSAQVISRMVDIIMIRTFGQDIIRRFAESSRVPVINGLTNEYHPCQVLADIFTFYEHRGPIHGKTVAWVGDANNMLYTWIEAAQILGFKLRLSTPLGYKLDPALVSAESKPFYEEFDDPNDACAGADLVTTDVWTSMGYEAENEARMKAFADYCVDGEMMARANPDALFMHCLPAHRGEEVSAEVIDGPQSVVWDEAENRLHVQKALMEYLLLGKLNH
- a CDS encoding SirB1 family protein; the encoded protein is MTTTRILDYFSSLMADDESLPLTEAALSLAQDAYPDLDMQAVLAEIDELVVRARRRIPDDADVKQKIDALNRYFFRELGFSSNLNDYYDPDNSHLNVVLRRRRGIPISLAVIYLEMAEQLGLPVRGVSFPGHFLLRVAASGHDLMLDPTTGQTLSEAQMVEMLEPYVQRVGESIGSALRVLLQPATRREIVARMLRNLKSVYLQTERWQRLLAVQQRLVIALPNSIEEVRDRGFAYARLDYLRPALEDLQRYLEDRPDAEDATVVESELHDLRQRTQQNND
- the ybaK gene encoding Cys-tRNA(Pro) deacylase, whose product is MSKSKHVSETPATQFLRRHKVEFGEHPYDYVDHGGTEESARQLGVDEHRVIKTLVMEDEHAKPLIVLMHGDRTVSTKNLARQTGAKRIEPCKPEVANRHSGFLVGGTSPFGTRKAMPVYVESSILDLDVIYLNGGRRGYLVSIDPKLLTGLLNAKSVQCASVD
- the rpsT gene encoding 30S ribosomal protein S20, translated to MANTAQARKRARQAAKANSHNSALRSKFRTAIKAVRKAIDAGDKAKAAEVFNASIKTMDIIADKKIVHKNKAARHKSRLAAAIKGLQAPAAQ
- the plsY gene encoding glycerol-3-phosphate 1-O-acyltransferase PlsY, with translation MIFLLVAVASYLIGSISFAVVVSHAMGLADPRSYGSGNPGATNVLRTGNKKAAILTLIGDAFKGWLPVWVVVQFGAGFGWDQAGIVTATALAAICVFLGHLYPIFFKFQGGKGVATAAGVLLAIHPVLGLATLLTWLIIAFFFRYSSLAALVAAVFAPFYQVFLFGPSRISLAVLAMSLLLIWRHRANISKLLAGKESRIGSKKKAAE
- a CDS encoding DUF3579 domain-containing protein — translated: MAESSPTEYFIQGITKNGKTFRPSDWSERLCGVMSGFGPKAKGPNARLQYSIYVRPTMIGAIKVVIVDSRLRDIEPMAFDFVLNFAKDNDLVVTEACELPPHHGTQTQQKT
- the murJ gene encoding murein biosynthesis integral membrane protein MurJ, whose product is MNLFRALLTVSGFTLLSRVTGLIRETLIARAFGASLYTDAFYVAFRIPNLLRRLSAEGAFAQAFVPILAEFKNSQGHDPTKALVDAMSTVLTWALIVLSIAGMAGASWVVFAVASGLEHEGAAYGLAVAMTRIMFPYIVFISMTTLASGVLNTYKQFSLPAFAPVLLNVAFIFAAVFVAPHLKVPVYALAYAVIAGGILQLLVQVPGLKKIDMVPRIGLNFRRALAHPGVKRVLLKMVPATFAVSVGQLSLIINTNIASNIGPGAVSWINYSDRLMEFPTALLGAALGTILLPSLSKAHVDADNVEYSALLDWGLRITFLLAAPSAVALFFFAEPLTATLFHYGKFDSHSVVMVGRALAAYGIGLVGLILIKILAPGFYAKQDIKTPVKIAVFVLVMTQVSNYVFVPIFSHAGLTLSIGLGALTNAGLLFLGLRRRQIYRPSPGWLRFFLQLFGACLILAGAMHWVALNFDWIGMRATPLLRIALLGASLVVFAALYFGILSAMGFKYAYFKRRTL
- a CDS encoding YajQ family cyclic di-GMP-binding protein encodes the protein MPSFDVVSEANMIEMKNAIEQSNKEISTRFDFKGSDSRVEQKERELTLYADDDFKLGQVKDVLLNKMAKRGVDVRFLDYGKQEKIGGDKLKQVVTVKKGVSGDLAKKIVKVVKDSKIKVQASIQGDAVRVQGTKRDDLQSAIALLKKEVTDTPLDFNNFRD
- a CDS encoding argininosuccinate synthase; protein product: MSDIKKVVLAYSGGLDTSVILKWLQDNYDAEVITFTADIGQGEELEPARKKALQLGIKQENIFIEDLREEFVRDFVFPMFRANTIYEGEYLLGTSIARPLIAKRQIEIARATGAQAVSHGATGKGNDQVRFELGYYSLEPGIKVIAPWREWDLLSREKLLAYAEKAGIPIEMKHKQGGAPYSMDANLLHISFEGRHLEDPKAEAEADMWRWTVSPEEAPDAPEYLDIEFEKGDPVALNGKRLSPAEMLTELNRLGGKHGIGRLDLVENRYVGMKSRGCYETPGGTIMLKAHRGIESITLDREVAHLKDDLMPRYASLIYNGYWWSPERRALQVLIDHTQEKVNGWTRVKLYKGSVSVVARDSKETLFDKTIATFDDDGGAYDQADAGGFIKLNALRMRIAENARRKRGA
- the adk gene encoding adenylate kinase, which produces MRLILLGAPGAGKGTQANFIKEKFGIPQISTGDMLRAAVKAGSPLGVEAKRFMDAGELVPDSLIINLVKERLLADDCKNGYLFDGFPRTLPQAEAMKDASVAIDYVLEIDVPFDEIITRMSGRRVHAASGRTYHVKFNPPKVAMTDDVTGEPLIQRDDDKEETVKKRLDVYVAQTKPLIAYYNDWAKNGASSGLKAPEYRKISGLGTVDEIRTRVFDALK
- a CDS encoding 3-hydroxyacyl-CoA dehydrogenase; its protein translation is MEMQGNVFLITGGASGLGEATARLVAAHGGKVLLADMNVTAGEALARELSGVFVKCDVSQESDGQRAVDAALSLGTLRGLVNCAGIAPAAKTVGRDGPHALDLFSKVIAVNLIGTFNMIRLAASAMSKNEPNDAGERGVIVNTASVAAYDGQIGQAAYAASKSGVAGMTLPIARDLSKSGIRVMTIAPGLFETPMLLGMPKDVQDALGAMVPFPPRLGRPNEYALLVKQIFDNPMLNGEVIRLDGAIRMQPK
- the murB gene encoding UDP-N-acetylmuramate dehydrogenase; its protein translation is MSHAFLAPEFLADYSLRTHNTFGFDVRARHAMKIDSVEAAAALCTDKRIANMAQLVLGGGSNIVLTRDFDGVALIVGIAGKRVIAEDDDAWLVEAGAGESWHGFVAWTLAHGMPGLENLALIPGTVGAAPIQNIGAYGLEMGERFERLSAVELATGARVEFDRDACAFGYRDSFFKRAGRGRFMITSVVFRLPKAWTPRAGYADIARVLDAATQCDAQAIFNAVIAVRRAKLPDWTVLGNAGSFFKNPVVSAQAFDALRAREPGVVSYPQADGQVKLAAGWLIDQCGWKGRGIGGAAVHDRQALVLVNRGGATGAQVLELAEAIKRDVLARFDVELEMEPVAL